In Candidatus Amarolinea dominans, one genomic interval encodes:
- a CDS encoding VWA domain-containing protein: MPDADRRHILNGFWALVVFCGLTALLLHAVNVEAQGPVQHDIILLLDNSGSMVRPYRITAAGTQTVIPYDADQRRIRFSRFLIRLLQNSPADGTAVGAAIFAAEVKGARPMSSTVVLAPLTDLSAWTAADVTAIQQQPCPPADAKGSDGKPVAQQAGRDFCYGTRYAAVFEWAAQQLQRPVACGSPTRRCDILIFTDGALQEPNSDTAAVVVQSLRRLASQGIKVSVILFSSPKTDPANVKEWREWQASGILEKVTTYARDLPIRQLYEQGLDSLGLTALLNGYTPVELPQETIVLADQLPLNTTNLRLNLITDSPITDTYSVPPNLVAGQVRWWSAPSFVTLTGALEGSGLLYYRAVSETTPVVASVTLLPEIQQVSKTVGIQVFVGVGFRSLDDSYVHVTGLVQPVGITAPLHYGGAAWRGELPSLRSGQYTVTALIEPSNRVIVGELEIRAQALQIIPRPRPTARLRVIPAAVFAGRPFEIDASLLLEDMSTDLMPGSPVTVTISPGSRVVTLMPAGEGTWHGSAAIEQPGEYQVTGQIQEVGVVAAARSVSLTVLAYPQIQITAPVTEAVAGQKITVTVAISPAAYALTPTVWVQRNLGRRTPLEIQKIVAGLFQVETTMDSGRDLRIDAEVSAGVIQGARFETIRGEMVMVRQSREEESMGLLSLANLARTLMVLLLFAMVLLLFAMVIFYVWRWLQRPERVFLPGLLKDDAEKWQQLDHFAVKKNWREIEALGKYVSGIIEL; encoded by the coding sequence ATGCCCGATGCTGATCGCCGTCACATCCTGAATGGCTTTTGGGCGCTGGTTGTCTTCTGTGGGTTGACCGCTCTACTCCTGCATGCTGTCAACGTCGAGGCGCAGGGCCCGGTGCAGCACGACATCATCCTGCTGCTGGACAACAGCGGCAGCATGGTGCGTCCTTACCGGATTACCGCCGCGGGGACGCAGACCGTGATCCCCTACGATGCCGATCAGCGACGCATTCGCTTCAGCCGTTTTCTCATCCGTCTGCTGCAGAACAGTCCAGCAGACGGTACCGCGGTGGGTGCTGCGATCTTCGCGGCTGAGGTGAAGGGGGCGCGGCCGATGTCAAGTACCGTGGTTCTGGCGCCGCTGACCGATTTGTCGGCATGGACAGCCGCGGATGTGACGGCCATTCAGCAGCAGCCGTGCCCGCCGGCCGACGCCAAAGGCAGCGACGGCAAACCGGTTGCGCAGCAAGCGGGGCGCGATTTCTGCTACGGCACTCGCTATGCTGCCGTCTTCGAGTGGGCCGCGCAACAACTGCAGCGCCCAGTGGCCTGTGGCAGCCCGACGCGGCGCTGCGACATCCTGATCTTCACGGATGGCGCCTTGCAGGAACCAAATTCTGATACGGCGGCCGTCGTGGTCCAGTCCTTACGCAGGCTTGCCAGCCAGGGGATCAAGGTTTCTGTGATTCTGTTCAGCTCGCCCAAGACGGATCCGGCAAATGTCAAGGAGTGGCGGGAGTGGCAGGCAAGCGGCATTCTTGAGAAGGTCACGACGTATGCCAGGGACCTGCCGATCCGCCAACTATATGAGCAGGGACTGGACTCGTTGGGCCTGACGGCGCTGCTGAATGGCTATACGCCGGTTGAACTGCCCCAGGAGACCATCGTGCTGGCCGATCAACTGCCCTTGAACACAACCAATCTGCGGCTCAATTTGATTACCGATTCGCCCATCACCGACACGTACAGCGTACCACCAAATCTTGTCGCCGGTCAGGTGCGCTGGTGGTCCGCGCCGTCATTTGTCACACTCACCGGCGCGCTGGAGGGGAGCGGCCTGCTTTACTACCGCGCTGTCAGCGAAACGACTCCTGTGGTAGCCAGTGTGACGCTCCTGCCGGAGATACAGCAGGTGAGCAAGACGGTGGGTATCCAGGTGTTCGTTGGCGTCGGATTTCGGAGCCTGGACGATTCGTATGTCCATGTGACAGGTCTGGTCCAGCCGGTTGGCATCACCGCGCCTTTGCATTATGGCGGGGCTGCCTGGCGTGGGGAACTGCCCTCTCTGAGAAGCGGGCAATACACCGTCACAGCGCTGATCGAGCCATCGAACCGGGTGATCGTCGGTGAGCTTGAGATCCGAGCACAGGCTCTGCAAATCATCCCGCGTCCGCGACCCACAGCAAGGCTGCGGGTCATCCCTGCGGCGGTGTTTGCCGGCAGGCCATTCGAGATTGACGCCTCTCTCTTGCTGGAAGATATGTCAACTGATCTCATGCCTGGCTCACCGGTGACCGTCACGATCAGCCCGGGATCTCGCGTCGTCACGTTGATGCCGGCAGGAGAAGGAACCTGGCATGGAAGCGCCGCGATCGAGCAGCCGGGTGAATACCAGGTTACAGGTCAAATTCAGGAGGTTGGTGTGGTGGCCGCTGCACGGTCGGTGAGCCTGACCGTACTGGCCTACCCCCAGATTCAGATCACGGCGCCGGTGACAGAAGCGGTCGCGGGTCAGAAAATCACCGTGACGGTTGCCATCTCGCCGGCTGCGTACGCTTTGACGCCTACGGTCTGGGTTCAGCGCAACCTGGGCAGGCGCACTCCGCTGGAAATCCAGAAAATCGTCGCCGGCCTGTTCCAGGTTGAAACCACTATGGATTCTGGTCGCGATCTGCGCATCGATGCGGAGGTGTCGGCTGGCGTGATCCAGGGCGCGCGGTTCGAGACGATCCGAGGGGAAATGGTAATGGTAAGACAGAGCAGAGAAGAAGAATCAATGGGTCTCTTAAGCCTAGCCAACTTGGCCCGTACCCTCATGGTACTACTTCTCTTCGCAATGGTACTACTTCTCTTCGCAATGGTTATTTTCTATGTTTGGCGGTGGCTACAGCGACCAGAACGTGTGTTCTTGCCAGGTTTATTGAAAGACGATGCTGAAAAATGGCAGCAACTCGACCATTTTGCTGTTAAGAAAAACTGGCGGGAGATTGAGGCACTAGGCAAATATGTAAGCGGGATAATCGAGTTATGA
- a CDS encoding NACHT domain-containing protein — protein sequence MAEAADAAFVLVNLLDARGGDMTLREVLGHQRCVVLQGPPGAGKSTLVHYITRVMASALLPGNDPSLAERRLALLPHFPIRIPLKSYDQSKKLIALALDELENPLAIEQLDILTKKGAMLLLDGLDEVAPQHFRPLISEIDLLVKNHPEYRFVVTTRITTYRVKDLAPSGFVTYTVQSLNQHQQDQLLYRYFRYWSQTQSSVHQETVPVEQRVQEFRSRMEQNPALARLVAIPFG from the coding sequence GTGGCGGAGGCAGCTGATGCGGCTTTTGTGTTGGTGAATCTGCTGGACGCGCGCGGCGGAGATATGACGCTGCGTGAGGTTCTTGGTCATCAGCGCTGCGTGGTTTTGCAGGGACCGCCTGGCGCTGGCAAGTCCACGCTGGTGCATTATATCACGCGCGTCATGGCCTCTGCCCTGCTGCCTGGAAACGACCCATCCCTGGCGGAGCGACGGCTGGCGCTGTTGCCTCACTTTCCGATTCGTATCCCCCTCAAGTCTTACGATCAGTCCAAGAAGCTGATCGCCCTGGCGCTCGATGAACTTGAGAACCCACTCGCCATCGAGCAACTCGATATCCTCACTAAGAAGGGCGCGATGTTATTGTTGGATGGGCTGGATGAAGTTGCCCCTCAACACTTTCGCCCATTGATTTCCGAGATTGACCTGTTGGTTAAGAACCATCCTGAGTACCGTTTTGTTGTTACGACGCGCATCACGACCTATCGCGTCAAAGATCTGGCGCCCAGTGGTTTTGTGACCTATACGGTTCAGTCCTTGAACCAACACCAACAAGATCAATTGCTCTATCGTTATTTTCGTTATTGGTCGCAGACGCAAAGCTCGGTTCATCAGGAAACCGTACCCGTGGAGCAGCGGGTGCAGGAATTTCGGAGCCGCATGGAACAAAATCCGGCGTTGGCCCGCCTGGTTGCGATTCCCTTTGGCTGA
- a CDS encoding tetratricopeptide repeat protein, which yields MPENSFGQDFYPLLELLLSEAQEKEQNGDADGARSSYQEIIDSAQTQAEVAPNLDWETLIDKAKDGLSRLAGRDYQRIESLLGNAEDQEQARNIQAARSLYQRVAASTQEEMQTASGWDWDALLDKANAGLNRLDARSYTLQGHESLKHENYQEAIGLFRRAHTLDPNDLEAKEGLAEALYQSGCQREKDGRKLAARQDYEEALTYQPNHPGAQQARLNLANEPVARRRSLMMVVGLLLLAGLAGTILALARLPHEPPKTPPTQSREPDHPQPTLLTALPSMTSSPTVITTAPVVTQTASPSPLPETSPVVSVTAPATATVVSPLSITFSGRVLSQDGRPPRPLALHTIIWIGNGRFWHAFAVHGNYRRRWRIQSDDRRGFSVLHPVVGTGAAPATDGVRFRERRTWR from the coding sequence ATGCCAGAAAATTCGTTCGGGCAAGACTTCTATCCATTGCTTGAGCTTCTACTCAGCGAGGCTCAGGAGAAAGAGCAAAACGGGGACGCCGATGGCGCCCGATCTTCCTATCAAGAGATCATTGATAGTGCGCAGACCCAAGCAGAGGTCGCGCCGAATTTGGATTGGGAGACACTGATTGACAAGGCCAAAGACGGGCTGAGCCGGCTGGCTGGGCGAGATTACCAACGCATTGAGTCGCTGCTCGGAAACGCTGAGGACCAGGAACAAGCCCGAAATATCCAGGCTGCCCGCTCGCTCTACCAACGGGTCGCTGCCTCCACCCAAGAGGAGATGCAAACCGCGTCAGGGTGGGACTGGGATGCGCTGCTTGACAAGGCCAATGCCGGCTTGAATCGCTTAGACGCGCGCAGCTATACCCTCCAGGGCCATGAATCGCTCAAGCACGAGAATTATCAGGAGGCAATCGGCCTGTTTCGTAGAGCGCATACCCTTGATCCCAACGATTTGGAAGCGAAAGAAGGATTGGCCGAGGCGCTCTATCAATCGGGCTGTCAGAGGGAGAAGGATGGCCGAAAATTGGCCGCACGCCAGGATTACGAAGAGGCGCTTACCTATCAACCCAATCACCCTGGCGCCCAGCAGGCTCGTCTGAATCTCGCTAACGAGCCTGTCGCACGCCGACGCTCCCTGATGATGGTTGTTGGTTTGCTGCTCCTTGCGGGTCTCGCGGGAACGATCTTGGCGCTTGCGCGTCTGCCGCATGAACCTCCCAAGACACCGCCGACGCAATCCCGAGAGCCGGATCACCCCCAGCCGACACTGCTGACGGCGTTGCCCTCGATGACATCGTCGCCGACTGTGATCACGACAGCACCCGTCGTCACGCAGACCGCGTCCCCTTCGCCGCTGCCGGAGACATCGCCGGTCGTCAGCGTGACCGCGCCAGCTACTGCGACTGTCGTGTCACCCTTGTCTATCACATTCAGCGGCAGGGTGCTGTCGCAAGATGGCCGCCCGCCTCGCCCGCTTGCGCTACATACAATTATATGGATCGGAAACGGGAGATTTTGGCACGCGTTTGCTGTCCACGGCAATTACCGCCGACGATGGCGAATTCAGTCTGACGACCGCCGAGGATTTTCCGTATTACATCCTGTGGTTGGAACCGGCGCCGCTCCCGCCACAGATGGCGTACGTTTCCGTGAGCGCCGGACGTGGAGGTGA
- a CDS encoding metallophosphoesterase family protein, producing the protein MTGHLYAILSDIHANYQALLAVADDARQQAHAEGLPEPRFACLGDIVDYGPQPNECMSWVVENVEMAFLLRGNHDDDVSKPGWTPPSRLGEDFWPLTLWTRQVLLLPHHEMLRRLPEERKGRNSLGQFHLYHTWPVGSEIYVKEEGAAEPALAALSQGRYGLFGHTHQQVLFTVEPSHRPWHGDGWRVVMIKAQRESAHATSFRRQRAFPMNDWRPISPPQALINPGSVGQPRQPNGEAADYRAQYLLLDTTTDRIRFQWRRVHYDVEATVKQYDHVQWPSESQAPSDEQGHPIVWGDHPLRPLVTSDHVQLTTEKRAEIRARLPQVIGTLRTQLLAGR; encoded by the coding sequence TTGACCGGTCATTTGTATGCCATTCTTTCAGACATCCATGCCAATTACCAGGCGCTGCTGGCCGTTGCCGACGACGCACGACAGCAGGCGCATGCAGAGGGTTTACCAGAACCGCGCTTTGCCTGCCTGGGGGATATCGTTGATTATGGCCCGCAGCCCAACGAGTGCATGAGCTGGGTCGTAGAGAATGTCGAGATGGCGTTTCTGCTGCGGGGCAACCACGATGACGATGTCTCCAAACCGGGGTGGACACCGCCAAGCCGCCTGGGCGAGGATTTCTGGCCGCTCACTTTGTGGACGCGCCAGGTTCTGCTGCTGCCGCATCATGAAATGTTACGCCGATTGCCAGAAGAGCGCAAGGGTCGAAACAGCCTCGGCCAGTTTCACCTGTACCATACCTGGCCGGTCGGCAGCGAGATCTATGTCAAAGAGGAAGGGGCGGCTGAGCCGGCCCTCGCCGCACTTTCTCAGGGTCGCTATGGTCTCTTTGGGCACACCCATCAGCAGGTCCTGTTTACCGTAGAGCCTAGTCATCGGCCCTGGCATGGAGATGGGTGGCGTGTGGTCATGATCAAGGCGCAACGTGAATCTGCACACGCAACGTCTTTCAGACGCCAACGCGCCTTTCCGATGAACGATTGGCGTCCCATCTCCCCGCCCCAGGCCCTGATCAATCCGGGCAGCGTAGGGCAACCCCGACAGCCCAACGGCGAAGCCGCCGACTACCGCGCGCAGTATCTTCTGCTGGACACGACGACAGATCGTATTCGCTTTCAGTGGCGACGGGTGCATTACGATGTCGAAGCCACCGTCAAACAGTATGACCATGTCCAGTGGCCTTCTGAATCCCAGGCGCCTTCTGACGAGCAAGGGCATCCGATCGTTTGGGGAGATCATCCGTTGCGCCCGCTCGTGACCTCGGACCATGTGCAGTTGACGACCGAGAAGCGAGCCGAAATTCGGGCCAGGCTCCCCCAGGTGATAGGCACATTGAGGACCCAGCTATTGGCTGGACGATAG
- a CDS encoding VWA domain-containing protein produces the protein MHGRSFLIALLLLAIMVPAVLAEDVITPDHITGTLAVGECLSETVSLKRGPGPVPQLDVVFVFDVTGSMSDEIDQMKARATEIVQRVQAIVPDTVFAVATLSDYPRVTGGESLFDVLGNLISFGSGDDYPWRMDLDFTPQATRVQAAINNIQLMDGGDGPESYLRALQEVQNLSWRPRTRRIVVLFGDSYAHDPDPGPDAQTGTSDDISLGSVLSGLREAGISVLAIHSGGPAAVFFEQVARETEGQAFGLPTAAAAPEAVVDMVRRDVSILRQVTLQPDAPYKAWVTWQPSVYPVVEEGKTVTWQTKICRPADQPGGTHRFDLGIAASGSRIYAIPVVIAAPPTPTPTPTPTPTPTPSPTPTPTPVPFLLRHVDSTPVPWWIFLLALAGLLGGGFAWLLLRKPKRQSIIGKPVVTGGKSGGGGS, from the coding sequence ATGCACGGTCGCTCTTTTCTGATAGCACTCTTATTGCTGGCAATCATGGTTCCGGCTGTGCTTGCCGAAGATGTCATTACCCCCGATCATATCACGGGAACGCTTGCCGTGGGCGAATGCCTCAGCGAGACGGTCTCGTTGAAGCGCGGCCCAGGTCCCGTTCCGCAGTTGGACGTCGTGTTCGTTTTCGACGTAACCGGCAGCATGAGCGATGAAATTGACCAAATGAAGGCGCGTGCGACCGAGATCGTGCAGCGCGTGCAGGCCATCGTGCCCGATACCGTTTTTGCCGTGGCCACCCTGTCTGATTATCCCAGGGTCACGGGGGGCGAGAGTCTGTTCGATGTCCTTGGCAACCTCATCAGCTTTGGCAGCGGCGACGACTATCCCTGGCGCATGGATCTCGATTTTACCCCTCAAGCGACCCGCGTGCAGGCCGCTATCAACAACATTCAGTTGATGGATGGCGGCGACGGCCCTGAATCGTATTTGCGCGCGCTCCAAGAGGTGCAAAACTTGTCGTGGAGGCCTCGAACTCGCCGCATCGTTGTCCTCTTTGGCGATTCATACGCTCATGATCCTGATCCAGGTCCGGATGCACAAACGGGCACCTCGGACGACATATCTTTGGGCAGCGTCCTGTCAGGGCTTCGAGAGGCGGGTATTAGCGTTCTGGCCATCCATTCGGGTGGGCCTGCTGCCGTGTTTTTCGAACAGGTCGCACGAGAAACAGAGGGTCAGGCGTTTGGACTACCGACTGCAGCGGCCGCACCCGAAGCCGTGGTGGACATGGTAAGACGCGATGTCAGTATTCTGCGCCAGGTCACTCTTCAACCCGATGCCCCGTACAAGGCCTGGGTTACCTGGCAGCCGTCTGTGTATCCTGTGGTCGAAGAGGGAAAGACCGTCACCTGGCAAACCAAGATCTGTCGCCCAGCGGACCAACCAGGGGGTACACACCGCTTCGATCTGGGTATTGCGGCCTCTGGTTCGCGCATCTACGCGATTCCAGTGGTTATCGCGGCTCCTCCCACCCCGACACCAACCCCGACGCCCACGCCAACGCCCACACCATCGCCAACGCCGACGCCTACACCGGTGCCATTTCTTCTCAGGCATGTGGACAGCACGCCTGTTCCCTGGTGGATCTTCTTGCTTGCGTTGGCTGGCCTGCTTGGCGGTGGATTTGCTTGGCTGCTTTTGCGTAAGCCAAAACGCCAATCTATCATAGGCAAACCCGTGGTGACGGGAGGCAAGAGCGGTGGCGGAGGCAGCTGA